From Trueperella pecoris, a single genomic window includes:
- a CDS encoding HAD hydrolase-like protein — translation MVQAVLFDLDGTLTDSAPVVTRIFADTMKALRGLDWPANNYRKYVGPPLQESFRELGATDADVNDYVNEYRQRYAVVGHETRLFDGVAELLTHVRAEGLALALATSKFQRAAKSVCEHLGIADHFDALCGDTTEKNLFGKAEVVGMALDELTAMGILSASDVPRTGEFRDDVVMVGDRIYDIEGAGKHGVRTILVGWSDVWPEEQERAWATVADPQELLELLRKLKNEGFSAER, via the coding sequence ATGGTACAAGCAGTTCTTTTCGATCTTGATGGCACACTGACCGATTCGGCGCCCGTCGTCACGCGGATTTTCGCGGACACGATGAAGGCGCTGCGTGGGCTTGATTGGCCTGCGAACAATTATCGAAAGTATGTTGGTCCGCCCCTGCAAGAGAGCTTCAGGGAGTTGGGTGCCACCGACGCCGACGTCAATGATTACGTCAATGAATATCGCCAGCGTTACGCCGTGGTTGGCCACGAGACTCGCCTGTTCGACGGGGTGGCGGAGCTTCTCACGCACGTGCGTGCCGAGGGGCTGGCCCTGGCCTTGGCTACGTCGAAGTTCCAGCGGGCCGCCAAGAGTGTCTGCGAGCACCTCGGAATCGCTGATCATTTCGACGCGTTGTGCGGCGACACGACCGAGAAGAACCTCTTTGGCAAAGCCGAGGTGGTTGGCATGGCACTTGACGAGCTGACAGCGATGGGCATTCTTTCCGCCTCCGATGTCCCTCGCACGGGGGAGTTTCGCGACGACGTCGTGATGGTTGGCGACAGGATATACGACATCGAGGGAGCGGGCAAGCATGGCGTGCGGACCATCCTCGTGGGGTGGTCGGACGTGTGGCCTGAGGAGCAAGAACGAGCCTGGGCCACCGTCGCTGACCCGCAGGAACTGCTTGAGCTTCTGCGCAAGCTGAAGAACGAGGGCTTTTCCGCCGAGCGCTAG
- a CDS encoding L-threonylcarbamoyladenylate synthase, with translation MATFIDIHPEDPQPRLVSKVVDRLRRGEVVALPTDSGYAIVCTLANKEGLDRIRTIRQVGEKHHFTLLCANFAQLGQLVIIDNAFFRLIKSLTPGPYTFILKGTKEVPRMTLNPKKNTVGVRIPDHKITQAVVGELGEPLLSSTLILPGEDEPMEEGWVVDDRLGNAIDVVVDGPVGQGPTTVINLSSGEAVISREGAGDISMFEC, from the coding sequence ATGGCGACGTTCATTGATATTCATCCCGAGGATCCGCAACCGCGCCTAGTGAGCAAGGTCGTCGATCGGCTTCGCCGCGGCGAGGTCGTTGCTCTTCCCACCGATTCGGGCTACGCAATCGTATGTACGCTGGCGAACAAGGAGGGCCTTGATCGCATTCGGACCATCCGCCAGGTTGGCGAAAAACACCACTTCACGTTGCTGTGCGCAAACTTCGCCCAGCTCGGGCAGCTTGTCATTATCGACAACGCATTCTTCCGCCTGATCAAGTCGCTTACCCCCGGTCCCTACACCTTCATCTTGAAGGGAACGAAGGAAGTGCCGCGGATGACCCTCAACCCCAAGAAGAACACGGTGGGCGTGCGCATCCCTGACCACAAGATCACGCAGGCGGTGGTGGGCGAACTCGGTGAGCCGCTGTTGTCCTCCACGCTGATTTTGCCCGGTGAAGATGAGCCGATGGAAGAGGGATGGGTGGTCGATGACCGGCTCGGCAACGCGATTGACGTCGTCGTTGACGGCCCGGTCGGCCAGGGACCGACCACGGTGATCAACCTGTCCAGCGGCGAGGCCGTCATCTCGCGCGAGGGCGCTGGCGATATTTCGATGTTTGAGTGTTAA
- a CDS encoding DUF3145 domain-containing protein: MNNKATRGVIFIHSVIPAVQPHVEWAVTSVLGYPVHFEWTKQPAVPNMNRGEVSWAGQAGTGAQIASALGGWEHLRFEVTEEPTSMTDGGRWSCTPGLGIFYAQTDLLGNVVVPENRIRAAIEDSNGDAEELRRLLDVALGQAWDDELEVFRYAGAGAPVRWLHRVG, translated from the coding sequence GTGAACAACAAAGCCACACGTGGCGTCATATTTATTCATTCTGTGATACCGGCTGTTCAACCTCACGTTGAATGGGCGGTCACAAGCGTACTTGGCTACCCTGTGCATTTTGAGTGGACCAAGCAACCCGCCGTGCCCAATATGAACCGCGGCGAAGTCTCGTGGGCCGGGCAGGCCGGGACCGGCGCTCAGATCGCCTCGGCGCTCGGCGGCTGGGAGCACCTGCGTTTCGAGGTGACCGAGGAGCCGACGTCGATGACGGACGGCGGCCGGTGGTCGTGCACGCCTGGGCTTGGCATTTTCTATGCGCAGACCGATCTTTTGGGTAACGTCGTGGTGCCCGAGAATCGAATCCGCGCCGCAATTGAGGATTCGAATGGCGATGCCGAAGAGCTTCGCCGGCTCCTCGACGTCGCGCTTGGACAGGCGTGGGATGACGAGCTTGAGGTCTTCCGCTATGCCGGTGCGGGTGCTCCGGTGCGTTGGCTTCACCGAGTCGGTTAA
- a CDS encoding TIGR01777 family oxidoreductase, with protein MTPPVLVLAGASGFIGSRLVEAALSAGYRVRRLVRSADATAVDGVEDFLWDPSAGTIDDAVLAGAYGVICLNGAGLLSRPWTPSYKKVLWDSRIDSVTTLVSAFAKANHKPKVFISGSAIGYYGADRAGEYLSEGSASGEGFLAELCRAWEETAGPASGMGIRTVVVRTGLVMGQDGGMLGLLQHPYRAGLGAQLGDGTGWMSTIARDDYVRALLFLLREDDVEGPVNMTNPDPVPNKAWNKLLAEHVGRRAFLAVPRPVLMLVAGQMGRETMLASQRVYPDVLFDHGFEFLAPTVEDIFSHELPMR; from the coding sequence ATGACGCCGCCCGTTCTTGTCCTCGCGGGTGCGTCCGGATTCATTGGATCGCGCCTGGTTGAGGCCGCGCTCAGTGCTGGCTACCGTGTGCGTCGGCTCGTTCGGTCGGCGGACGCGACTGCCGTTGACGGTGTTGAGGACTTCCTGTGGGATCCCTCAGCCGGGACGATTGACGACGCCGTCTTGGCCGGCGCGTACGGCGTCATCTGTCTCAACGGGGCGGGTTTGCTGTCGCGGCCGTGGACGCCGTCGTATAAAAAGGTCTTGTGGGATTCTCGCATCGATTCGGTGACGACGTTGGTGAGCGCCTTCGCCAAGGCTAATCACAAGCCGAAGGTATTCATTTCGGGATCGGCGATTGGTTACTACGGCGCCGATCGGGCGGGGGAGTATCTGTCCGAAGGTAGCGCGAGTGGCGAGGGGTTCCTCGCGGAGCTGTGCCGGGCGTGGGAGGAAACCGCCGGACCGGCGTCGGGCATGGGCATCAGGACGGTCGTGGTGCGTACCGGCTTGGTCATGGGCCAGGACGGCGGGATGCTGGGCTTGCTGCAGCATCCCTACCGTGCGGGATTGGGAGCCCAGCTCGGTGATGGGACGGGCTGGATGTCGACGATCGCACGAGACGATTACGTACGAGCCTTGCTTTTCCTGCTACGTGAGGACGACGTCGAAGGACCGGTGAATATGACGAATCCGGATCCGGTGCCAAACAAGGCGTGGAACAAACTGTTGGCCGAGCACGTGGGGCGGCGCGCCTTCTTGGCGGTGCCGCGCCCGGTGTTGATGCTGGTCGCAGGGCAGATGGGGCGTGAAACGATGCTTGCGAGCCAACGCGTGTATCCAGACGTGCTTTTCGATCATGGCTTTGAGTTTCTCGCGCCAACGGTGGAGGACATCTTCAGCCATGAGCTGCCCATGAGGTGA
- the def gene encoding peptide deformylase, which yields MTYRDIRIIGDPVLRTPCEPITEVTAGIKQLVEDLLENVDEEGRAGLAANQIGVSYRAFSWNIEGDIGYVLNPVIVELSQEEFQDDAEGCLSVPELWFPTKRAMYARAEGIDLDGKKVVVEGREIWGRLIQHEVDHLDGHLYIDRLDRALRREAFRQLREQQK from the coding sequence ATGACTTATCGCGATATCCGTATCATTGGCGACCCCGTCCTGCGTACTCCCTGCGAGCCGATCACGGAGGTCACCGCGGGCATCAAGCAACTCGTTGAGGATCTACTTGAGAACGTCGACGAGGAGGGGCGCGCCGGTCTCGCGGCTAACCAGATCGGCGTGTCCTACCGCGCGTTCTCGTGGAATATCGAGGGGGACATCGGATACGTCCTCAACCCCGTGATTGTGGAGCTCTCGCAGGAGGAGTTTCAGGACGACGCCGAAGGGTGCCTCTCTGTTCCGGAGCTGTGGTTTCCGACGAAGCGGGCCATGTATGCGCGTGCAGAGGGGATCGACCTTGACGGGAAGAAGGTCGTCGTCGAGGGGCGGGAGATCTGGGGGCGCCTCATTCAACACGAGGTCGACCATCTCGATGGTCATCTCTACATCGACCGCCTTGATCGCGCGCTGCGCCGTGAGGCGTTCCGCCAGCTGCGGGAGCAGCAGAAATGA
- a CDS encoding CAP domain-containing protein: MANTKSKTFFATAAGVAMLMPSTTALAADEKPTTNDDPARNAEPAPSQCVPGTSVEETAAAYEQMTNAEVLVGEASAALARVDANVKLVEAKREVANKKVAEADSAAARAKAHAEAEYNKFVERAGAATDTSAPENEAADALKAAQAKLAEAKATFDEASSTVTSTKAELERAQANLAELKEMLADDKARVTAEKAVADAQSAFDQAKSAEEEARKQAETAQAALDQAEKNRAEKEAARGDARAVADAEEKKLQDLQVALKNAEAEHAVAVQKLDEAKRAAGKQADGGASEARKAQAQKAVDDAKEAARLAEAAIAPARAEAEKAARLVERSKADAKKQIEQGSLGFFKQMAAENSGSAAQAVKVLTTPNYTTPENRNILDSTIIGPSSDATSLVNMEKAFSVIQRINELRTQGGRGGKTLKPMLVDDYLMARAQLAANWVAKVKRSHPDLKEPPVAENIAWGQATGAGAVDRWYSEKADYEAARADTAKYPGLDNLSLGQIYKTYPDLFPKIGHYLNIVDDVYGASGAGYSDTNPSMPSWSQDNAVAPAAMPLGQYIERFNLYYQPLKEAVEQGSADARRQRDEAQRQLADKQALAEQRKNEIAQREQELRDLSDATAENSAPNSGQDLAAAEANVVAKAENVDKARRAQSQQAPVAQAARDNAAKAEGSLAQATEAIAPLKATAEEKAGEHENALKNVTTRRAELDQAKGKEARLRAAMDDSVSALARASAAVEKANQAVTDAQAGLKLAQQNLDKAQAAERAAARKAADAGQATPPTNATPEGLSLQAWLERRKPVADVAAEVAELYRAYEAYAQAVAESVELKAMAERAVAAASEARAEREAARSTYDSTQQAFMAAKEAYEELRDVCTTATGPVYTDSTAIEAALKEGSLSLAREATLRQGEPVTLTFAGLTPHADARVYLYSEPVFVDNLRADAEGRVRVSITTSASTRPGRHYVVVTSNVPGEQPTVVAGLNVLAESSAKPGEGPNGMTIVPAPRQNQATTKTTPESATPPQQKAKSGRGETTGEGPKLANTGVDTTDAAFLGLAAMSAGVGLMRLRARRDSAARP; the protein is encoded by the coding sequence ATGGCAAATACTAAGAGTAAGACGTTCTTCGCAACTGCGGCTGGTGTCGCGATGCTGATGCCGTCGACGACGGCGCTTGCCGCGGATGAAAAGCCGACAACGAACGACGATCCGGCTCGTAATGCAGAGCCGGCGCCATCGCAGTGCGTGCCAGGTACTTCCGTCGAGGAGACAGCGGCTGCTTACGAGCAGATGACGAATGCAGAGGTGCTGGTTGGCGAGGCCTCAGCAGCGCTTGCGCGTGTGGATGCCAACGTCAAGCTCGTCGAGGCCAAGCGTGAAGTGGCCAATAAGAAAGTTGCGGAGGCGGATAGCGCTGCGGCTCGGGCTAAAGCTCACGCCGAAGCAGAATATAACAAGTTCGTGGAACGGGCTGGTGCCGCTACAGATACATCCGCACCTGAAAACGAAGCGGCCGATGCACTCAAGGCGGCCCAAGCAAAGCTGGCTGAGGCTAAAGCAACATTTGATGAGGCAAGCTCGACGGTGACGTCAACGAAGGCCGAGCTAGAGCGCGCCCAGGCTAATCTAGCGGAGCTCAAGGAAATGCTGGCCGATGACAAGGCCCGTGTGACTGCAGAGAAGGCCGTTGCTGACGCGCAGAGTGCATTCGATCAGGCCAAGTCTGCCGAGGAGGAAGCACGTAAGCAGGCTGAGACGGCCCAAGCCGCCCTCGATCAGGCGGAAAAGAATCGGGCAGAGAAGGAAGCGGCCCGCGGCGATGCACGCGCTGTGGCTGACGCCGAAGAGAAGAAGCTCCAGGACCTGCAGGTGGCGCTCAAGAATGCCGAGGCGGAGCACGCCGTAGCAGTTCAGAAGCTCGACGAGGCCAAGCGCGCCGCCGGCAAGCAGGCTGATGGCGGTGCTTCCGAAGCGAGGAAGGCGCAGGCGCAAAAGGCGGTAGACGACGCAAAGGAGGCGGCTCGCCTTGCAGAGGCCGCAATCGCGCCCGCGCGCGCCGAGGCTGAGAAGGCCGCAAGGCTCGTTGAACGTTCCAAGGCCGACGCCAAGAAGCAGATCGAGCAAGGCTCCTTGGGCTTCTTTAAGCAGATGGCCGCTGAAAACTCGGGTAGCGCGGCGCAGGCCGTCAAGGTGTTGACCACCCCGAACTACACGACGCCTGAGAATCGCAATATCCTCGACTCCACCATTATTGGCCCGTCAAGCGATGCTACTTCGCTGGTGAACATGGAAAAGGCTTTCAGCGTCATCCAGCGCATAAACGAGCTTAGGACGCAGGGCGGCCGTGGCGGAAAGACCCTCAAGCCGATGCTTGTGGACGATTATCTCATGGCCCGCGCGCAGCTCGCTGCGAACTGGGTGGCCAAGGTCAAGCGCTCGCACCCCGACCTCAAGGAACCGCCCGTCGCGGAGAACATCGCGTGGGGTCAGGCTACCGGTGCGGGGGCTGTGGACCGCTGGTACAGCGAGAAAGCGGACTACGAAGCGGCGCGGGCTGACACCGCTAAGTATCCTGGCCTCGACAATTTGAGTCTTGGACAAATTTACAAGACTTACCCAGATCTGTTCCCGAAGATCGGCCACTACCTCAACATTGTCGACGACGTCTACGGGGCTTCCGGCGCAGGGTACTCCGATACGAATCCCTCGATGCCGAGCTGGAGCCAGGACAACGCGGTGGCACCTGCGGCGATGCCTCTTGGCCAGTACATCGAACGCTTTAACCTCTATTACCAGCCGCTTAAGGAAGCGGTGGAGCAGGGCTCGGCGGATGCGCGTCGCCAGCGTGATGAGGCTCAGCGCCAGTTGGCTGACAAGCAGGCCCTAGCGGAGCAGCGCAAGAATGAGATTGCTCAGCGTGAGCAGGAGTTGCGCGACCTATCCGACGCCACGGCGGAAAATTCGGCCCCGAACTCGGGGCAGGATCTGGCCGCCGCTGAGGCCAACGTCGTCGCGAAGGCTGAGAATGTTGACAAGGCACGCCGTGCACAATCCCAGCAGGCCCCCGTTGCGCAAGCTGCTCGTGATAACGCGGCGAAGGCGGAGGGGAGCCTCGCGCAGGCCACCGAGGCGATTGCCCCGTTGAAGGCTACGGCGGAAGAAAAGGCTGGCGAACATGAAAACGCACTGAAGAACGTTACTACGAGGAGGGCCGAGCTTGACCAAGCCAAGGGCAAGGAAGCAAGGCTTCGGGCGGCCATGGATGATTCTGTGTCGGCGCTCGCGCGCGCGAGCGCGGCGGTGGAGAAGGCCAACCAGGCTGTTACCGATGCGCAGGCCGGTCTGAAGTTGGCGCAGCAGAATCTTGACAAGGCACAGGCGGCGGAACGCGCCGCGGCCCGCAAGGCGGCAGATGCCGGACAGGCGACCCCACCCACCAACGCGACCCCCGAGGGGCTGAGCCTTCAGGCGTGGCTGGAGAGGAGGAAGCCGGTAGCTGACGTGGCGGCCGAGGTAGCCGAGCTCTATCGAGCATATGAGGCCTACGCACAGGCTGTGGCGGAATCCGTCGAGCTGAAGGCGATGGCGGAGCGTGCTGTGGCGGCGGCGTCGGAGGCACGCGCCGAGCGTGAGGCAGCTCGGTCCACATACGACTCGACGCAGCAAGCGTTTATGGCTGCCAAGGAGGCCTACGAAGAGCTTCGCGATGTGTGCACGACGGCGACCGGGCCGGTCTACACCGATTCGACCGCAATCGAGGCGGCTCTGAAGGAGGGGAGCCTGAGCTTGGCAAGGGAAGCAACGCTACGCCAGGGCGAGCCGGTGACGCTGACCTTCGCGGGCCTGACCCCTCACGCAGATGCGCGCGTGTACCTCTATTCCGAGCCGGTGTTCGTCGATAACCTGCGCGCCGATGCCGAGGGTCGGGTGCGCGTGAGTATCACGACCAGCGCCTCGACGCGGCCGGGCAGGCACTACGTGGTCGTCACCTCGAATGTTCCTGGCGAGCAGCCGACGGTGGTTGCCGGGCTCAACGTCCTGGCCGAATCGTCGGCCAAGCCGGGTGAGGGACCGAACGGGATGACGATCGTGCCGGCGCCGCGGCAGAATCAGGCGACGACGAAGACGACGCCGGAGTCGGCCACGCCTCCTCAGCAGAAGGCGAAGTCGGGTCGTGGCGAAACGACGGGCGAAGGGCCAAAGCTTGCCAACACGGGAGTGGACACCACGGACGCGGCGTTCCTTGGCTTGGCCGCGATGAGCGCTGGTGTCGGGCTGATGCGTCTTCGTGCGCGCCGAGATTCCGCGGCTCGCCCGTAA
- a CDS encoding DUF6318 family protein — translation MPSAAQSISPTSSYTLPPRPQLDPPKEPALTGTDIDSAYELAKFYFHLYAYVKATSKTELWEKYAHPECKYCQKVLNAAVNDNKTGAWSETKLGILDTATFYSTGDVDYRIDFLIERGEMVYHTPKGDKRFEAGKNTLVIGIKEETGKLLVRSFDIIESTYFGKEKLP, via the coding sequence ATGCCATCGGCGGCGCAGAGTATTAGCCCAACATCCTCCTATACGTTGCCTCCTCGCCCGCAGCTGGACCCGCCAAAGGAACCAGCGCTGACGGGGACTGATATAGACAGTGCCTATGAACTCGCGAAATTCTACTTTCATCTCTATGCGTACGTAAAAGCAACGAGTAAGACCGAGCTATGGGAAAAATATGCCCACCCGGAATGCAAATACTGCCAAAAGGTCCTCAACGCCGCGGTCAACGACAACAAGACCGGTGCGTGGTCGGAAACGAAGCTCGGGATCCTTGATACCGCCACGTTCTATTCAACTGGTGATGTTGACTATCGAATCGATTTCTTAATTGAGCGTGGCGAAATGGTTTACCACACACCCAAAGGTGACAAGCGATTTGAAGCTGGGAAAAACACACTAGTCATTGGCATCAAAGAGGAAACGGGAAAACTACTCGTTAGGTCTTTTGACATCATCGAATCAACCTATTTTGGCAAAGAGAAACTGCCATGA
- a CDS encoding heme ABC transporter ATP-binding protein, translated as MSAHDVSFSYGQRSILSSVSLDVSFGEVVGLLGPNGAGKSTLMAVMAGDLANQTGTVEYGGVALTAHSRKQLARTRSVMPQSNEFPFSYVVRDIVAMGRHCWDTDKATDDVVIDEAMAKTDVTGYDDRDVTRISGGEKARVTFARVLAQQAGVVFLDEPTAALDISHQERTMHVCRKLAEDGHAVIVVMHDLQLAGTHCDRVALLSGGNVVRVGAPQDVLTGELLTEVYEWPIEVMQVADGRIVVLPQ; from the coding sequence GTGAGCGCTCATGATGTGAGCTTTTCGTATGGACAAAGATCTATTCTGTCTAGCGTTTCCCTAGATGTCTCGTTCGGAGAAGTGGTCGGTTTGTTGGGGCCGAACGGCGCGGGAAAATCGACATTGATGGCGGTTATGGCTGGTGACCTCGCCAATCAGACAGGAACCGTAGAATACGGCGGTGTCGCGCTCACAGCGCACAGCCGTAAACAGTTGGCACGGACGCGTTCGGTGATGCCTCAGAGCAATGAATTCCCTTTTTCCTATGTGGTCCGAGATATTGTTGCGATGGGAAGACATTGTTGGGACACAGATAAGGCGACTGACGACGTCGTCATCGATGAAGCTATGGCAAAAACCGACGTTACTGGCTATGACGATCGTGATGTCACTCGTATATCTGGTGGAGAGAAGGCTCGAGTGACTTTTGCCCGTGTCTTAGCTCAGCAAGCTGGGGTGGTTTTCCTCGATGAACCGACGGCGGCCTTGGATATTTCCCATCAAGAACGAACGATGCACGTGTGTCGGAAACTAGCAGAAGATGGGCATGCGGTGATCGTGGTGATGCATGATTTGCAACTCGCTGGAACTCACTGTGATCGTGTGGCTTTATTGTCTGGTGGCAATGTTGTGCGCGTAGGAGCTCCGCAGGATGTCCTTACGGGAGAACTGCTTACTGAAGTATACGAATGGCCTATCGAAGTCATGCAAGTCGCCGATGGAAGAATTGTGGTTCTTCCTCAATAA
- a CDS encoding FecCD family ABC transporter permease, with the protein MKVNTVSSARRRLRILVVFISVIVVLFVSTLVSALLGQYHVSVGDVYRSILGPLSLTSYPDDPTAFSTLWNIRFPRIMLGILVGAGLAVAGALMQAVFSNPLAEPGIIGVSSGASVGAALALVYAPHALGGFSVPMAAFLSGLGAATLVYILARNGGKADVIVLVLTGIAVTAVCTALASIATYLAPVTVRDHIVFWQMGSLNGTVWKHVWIVAVIVVSGIVCAHTLAEKLDTLSLGEQAAGHVGVNVGRLRLVAILLSTLLTAAAVSHAGVIAFVGLIVPHVMRLALGPRNRYLIPASMFAGAVLITISDLAARTLIPFADLPIGIFTALVGGPTFFILLRTRLRVGK; encoded by the coding sequence ATGAAAGTAAATACTGTTTCTTCTGCCCGACGCCGTCTTCGGATTCTTGTCGTATTCATCAGTGTCATTGTTGTCCTTTTTGTATCAACTCTAGTTTCTGCGCTGCTCGGTCAGTACCACGTGAGCGTCGGCGACGTTTACCGCTCGATATTGGGGCCCCTCAGTCTTACCTCTTATCCGGATGATCCAACAGCTTTTTCAACGTTGTGGAACATACGTTTTCCTCGGATAATGTTGGGAATACTCGTCGGGGCTGGGCTCGCAGTCGCAGGCGCACTCATGCAGGCGGTGTTTTCTAACCCACTGGCAGAACCAGGAATCATCGGAGTGTCTTCGGGAGCGTCTGTGGGGGCTGCTTTGGCTTTGGTCTATGCGCCACACGCATTGGGCGGTTTTTCGGTGCCGATGGCTGCGTTTTTGTCTGGGTTAGGTGCAGCAACACTGGTTTATATTTTGGCGAGAAATGGCGGCAAAGCTGACGTGATCGTTTTAGTTTTAACCGGTATTGCCGTCACCGCGGTGTGTACTGCATTGGCGTCAATAGCAACGTATCTCGCCCCGGTTACGGTTCGCGACCATATCGTTTTTTGGCAAATGGGATCACTCAACGGCACGGTGTGGAAGCATGTGTGGATCGTCGCAGTGATTGTTGTTAGTGGAATTGTTTGTGCCCATACATTAGCGGAGAAGTTAGATACTCTATCGCTGGGTGAGCAGGCAGCCGGTCACGTAGGCGTCAACGTTGGCAGGTTACGACTAGTTGCCATTTTGCTATCCACTTTGCTGACAGCTGCAGCAGTCTCTCACGCTGGAGTTATCGCATTCGTAGGACTGATCGTTCCTCATGTCATGCGCTTGGCATTGGGGCCTCGCAATCGGTATCTGATTCCAGCCTCTATGTTCGCTGGGGCGGTGCTGATTACGATTTCGGATCTTGCGGCACGCACACTTATCCCGTTTGCGGACCTTCCTATCGGTATTTTCACCGCCTTAGTTGGCGGCCCGACCTTCTTTATCTTATTACGCACTCGTTTACGCGTGGGCAAGTAG
- a CDS encoding heme/hemin ABC transporter substrate-binding protein, which yields MKSKKFVLMLVFAIAIAGCSVPQHPQSQDAISSKAHPETIESPHTNTVALPNPHQLKGLTVVPDIADPEPLKEKFPQTLPVSVTDFEGNKVTVSDTSRILAMDLEGTLTRTVIALGYGNSIVGRTVSSTEKQLAHVPVVTQNGHTLNVEAILGLKPSVIIMDRSIGPTEAVDQLKAAGIPVVFVDPARGIDKNTALITSVAQALGSEDAGRALAQRTEKETQEALEKIKTWVPAEPIEGAFLYVRGTGGVFFILGQKEGATALIRAVGAKDLATEQGINGVTPANAEALAKLNPEVIFTMSGGLESTDGLQGLLARPGVAQTRAGQNQRVIAIPDGLSLSFGPQTAQTLLAVARALYGVSE from the coding sequence ATGAAGTCCAAAAAATTTGTGTTAATGCTGGTCTTCGCAATCGCAATAGCTGGATGCTCAGTACCGCAGCATCCTCAGAGCCAAGATGCGATATCGAGTAAGGCACATCCTGAAACGATTGAAAGCCCACACACAAATACGGTAGCCCTACCCAACCCGCATCAGCTCAAGGGACTGACCGTTGTTCCCGACATCGCAGACCCCGAACCTCTGAAAGAAAAGTTTCCACAGACCCTGCCAGTGTCGGTCACTGATTTTGAGGGAAATAAGGTCACTGTTTCAGACACTTCAAGAATCTTGGCCATGGATTTGGAAGGGACGTTGACCAGAACGGTCATCGCACTCGGATATGGCAACAGCATCGTAGGCCGAACGGTATCGTCGACTGAAAAGCAACTTGCACACGTGCCCGTTGTCACCCAAAACGGGCATACCCTCAATGTTGAAGCCATTCTTGGATTAAAACCATCCGTCATCATTATGGATCGAAGCATTGGTCCGACGGAGGCCGTGGACCAGCTCAAAGCTGCAGGAATACCAGTCGTCTTTGTAGATCCCGCGCGTGGAATTGATAAGAATACGGCGCTGATAACATCTGTAGCGCAAGCTCTCGGCTCTGAGGACGCTGGTCGTGCTCTAGCTCAGCGAACTGAAAAAGAAACCCAGGAAGCATTAGAGAAAATCAAAACATGGGTTCCAGCTGAGCCGATTGAGGGCGCATTTTTGTACGTGCGTGGTACAGGGGGTGTCTTCTTCATCCTCGGACAGAAAGAGGGAGCCACCGCACTTATACGTGCTGTAGGAGCAAAGGACCTCGCCACTGAACAAGGCATTAACGGAGTCACGCCAGCAAATGCCGAAGCCTTGGCAAAGCTGAATCCCGAAGTCATATTTACGATGAGCGGTGGTCTTGAATCGACTGATGGTCTTCAGGGCTTGCTCGCCCGCCCAGGCGTCGCCCAAACACGAGCCGGACAGAATCAGCGCGTTATCGCAATCCCAGATGGTTTATCGTTGTCTTTCGGTCCACAAACTGCCCAGACATTGTTGGCCGTCGCACGAGCACTCTACGGTGTCTCTGAGTAA